In Silene latifolia isolate original U9 population chromosome 3, ASM4854445v1, whole genome shotgun sequence, a single window of DNA contains:
- the LOC141649415 gene encoding protein FAR1-RELATED SEQUENCE 3-like, with amino-acid sequence MFSEFKNEWVAACFTCGIKIVGVTTSDNIPIIDREKDKVYYVNFISDEMKLNCSCKKFERHGILCRHALYVLKEQGLDNVPDKYLLSRWSKLATCQPICNNVPHTLIEDCNSLDVRRHKIGTLWSEVFSCVTLAEQKPEYVNELMGILKGFKDNINAQNRLNNEKS; translated from the exons ATGTTTTCTGAATTTAAAAACGAGTGGGTGGCTGCCTGTTTCACCTGTGGTATTAAAATTGTAGGGGTTACTACCAGTGACAACATCCCCATTATTGATCGTGAAAAAGATAAGGTTTACTATGTTAACTTTATTTCTGACGAGATGAAATTGAACTGCTCCTGTAAAAAATTCGAGAGACATGGAATTTTATGCCGTCATGCGCTTTATGTGTTGAAAGAACAAGGCCTTGACAATGTTCCAGATAAGTATCTGTTGAGTAGGTGGAGCAAATTGGCAACATGTCAGCCGATTTGTAATAATGTGCCACATACTTTAATTGAAGATTGTAACTCATTAGATGTTAGACGACACAAAATTGGTACCCTATGGTCCGAGGTGTTCTCGTGTGTGACACTCGCTGAACAAAAACCTGAGTATGTGAATGAATTAATGGGCATTCTGAAAGGTTTCAAAGACAATATAAACGCACAAAACA GATTGAACAACGAAAAGAGTTGA
- the LOC141649416 gene encoding uncharacterized protein LOC141649416, translated as MWDKVTMTKQEGGLGIKKAEVWNIATDGKLVDWIYTKSDRLWIRWVHDVYLKDKDWHDYAPPNDTTWVWKHICKVKEKLKDGFVDGVWVSHPQGYSIRRGYDWLKPVQYPQPWQSIVWNNWNTPKHSLISWLMLQGGMNTKEKLHKIGYCTDDRCILCDSMPETIDHLFSSCIYSCKVKHILENWIGSNMPTVSHLAASVTDSVQWKTMVVILNAYHYAIWTQRNNARVNCCLLRPERVVKQIEEAAKVRIKLKLGQELAMARVDCLKFLGV; from the coding sequence ATGTGGGACAAGGTTACCATGACAAAACAGGAAGGTGGGCTTGGTATCAAGAAAGCTGAAGTATGGAACATTGCAACTGATGGTAAATTGGTTGATTGGATCTATACAAAGTCAGATAGGCTCTGGATCAGATGGGTGCATGATGTTTACCTGAAAGACAAAGACTGGCATGACTATGCCCCTCCAAATGATACAACATGGGTTTGGAAACATATCTGCAAGgtcaaagaaaagttgaaagatGGGTTTGTGGATGGTGTTTGGGTCTCTCATCCTCAGGGATATTCCATTAGAAGAGGCTATGATTGGCTTAAGCCAGTTCAATATCCCCAACCATGGCAGTCCATTGTTTGGAACAACTGGAATACTCCCAAGCATTCTTTAATCTCCTGGTTAATGCTGCAGGGGGGGATGAATACCAAGGAAAAACTACATAAAATTGGATATTGTACTGATGATCGTTGTATTTTATGTGACAGTATGCCTGAAACTATTGATCACTTGTTCTCTAGCTGTATTTACAGCTGCAAAGTCAAGCACATTCTTGAGAATTGGATTGGAAGTAATATGCCTACTGTCAGTCACTTGGCTGCAAGTGTTACTGATTCTGTCCAGTGGAAAACAATGGTTGTCATCCTGAATGCTTATCACTATGCTATTTGGACTCAAAGGAATAATGCTCGTGTGAACTGCTGTCTCCTCAGACCTGAGAGAGTAGTAAAACAGATTGAAGAAGCTGCAAAGGTGAGGATCAAGCTTAAGCTTGGGCAGGAGCTAGCTATGGCTAGAGTTGATTGTCTGAAGTTTTTAGGAGTTTAG